In Luteitalea sp. TBR-22, one genomic interval encodes:
- a CDS encoding thioredoxin-like domain-containing protein, producing the protein MEEEVGPVRAPELDGAIAWLNTPAPITLAQLRGKVVLLDFWTYGCINCLHVLPDLQRLQAKFQDELVVIGIHAAKFDNERSTENIRRTLQRLGIRHPVANDAAFRIWQAYTVRAWPTQVLIDPRGYVVGTATGEGHGAQLEEVIGAVATVFEQEGLLDRTPRPLAPVDRADDGPLAFPGKVLADEAGGRLFIADTQHHRIVETDLDGRIGRVFGTGTPGRDYGPADAAQFQEPQGLALAGDTLWVADAGNHLIRRIDLVSGMVSTVAGTGRQATWQQSDGGAALETSLNSPWDLAWDGRLLFIAMAGPHQVWLLDPARGLVLRYAGTGAEGRADGDVDAAAFAQPSGLAIDGRTLLVADAEANIVRAVALPPENTVRTLAGGDLFEFGDVDGEGDAARFQHPLGLAVSEGQVLVADTYNHRIRRLDPVSGRVTRWVGSGRPGHVDGAPHQACFYEPGGLSASSTHVYVADTNNHAVRVIEIASGEVRTLRIT; encoded by the coding sequence ATGGAAGAAGAAGTCGGCCCCGTCCGTGCGCCCGAACTCGATGGCGCAATCGCCTGGCTCAACACGCCAGCGCCGATCACGCTCGCGCAATTGCGCGGGAAGGTCGTCCTGCTCGACTTCTGGACCTACGGCTGCATCAACTGCCTGCACGTGCTGCCCGATCTCCAGCGTCTGCAGGCGAAGTTCCAGGACGAGCTCGTGGTCATCGGTATCCACGCGGCCAAGTTCGACAACGAGCGCAGCACCGAGAACATCAGGCGCACGCTGCAGCGGCTCGGCATCCGGCACCCGGTGGCCAACGACGCGGCGTTCCGCATCTGGCAGGCCTACACGGTGCGGGCGTGGCCCACGCAGGTGCTGATCGACCCGCGCGGCTACGTGGTCGGGACGGCGACGGGTGAAGGACACGGCGCGCAACTCGAAGAGGTGATCGGCGCCGTGGCGACGGTTTTCGAGCAGGAAGGCCTGCTCGATCGCACACCACGTCCGCTGGCGCCGGTGGACCGCGCCGACGACGGCCCGCTGGCGTTCCCGGGGAAGGTGCTCGCCGACGAGGCCGGCGGCCGACTCTTCATCGCCGACACGCAGCACCACCGCATCGTCGAGACCGACCTCGACGGGCGTATCGGTCGCGTCTTCGGCACGGGCACGCCGGGGCGTGACTACGGGCCGGCCGACGCCGCGCAGTTCCAGGAGCCGCAAGGGCTCGCCCTCGCTGGCGACACGCTGTGGGTGGCCGACGCGGGCAACCACCTCATCCGACGCATCGACCTGGTGAGCGGGATGGTCAGCACGGTTGCCGGGACGGGGCGCCAGGCGACGTGGCAGCAGTCCGACGGGGGCGCGGCGCTCGAGACGTCCCTCAACTCGCCGTGGGACCTGGCGTGGGACGGACGGCTGTTGTTCATCGCGATGGCCGGCCCCCATCAGGTATGGCTGCTCGACCCGGCGCGCGGTCTGGTGCTGCGGTATGCCGGGACCGGGGCAGAGGGGCGTGCCGACGGCGACGTCGACGCCGCGGCGTTCGCGCAGCCGTCGGGCCTGGCCATCGACGGCCGGACGCTCCTGGTCGCCGACGCGGAGGCCAACATCGTGCGCGCAGTGGCGCTGCCGCCCGAGAACACGGTACGAACCCTGGCCGGCGGGGATCTCTTCGAATTCGGCGACGTCGACGGGGAGGGCGACGCGGCCCGGTTCCAGCACCCGCTCGGGCTGGCGGTGTCGGAGGGGCAGGTCCTGGTCGCCGACACGTACAATCATCGGATCAGGCGCCTCGACCCCGTGTCGGGGCGGGTGACGCGGTGGGTCGGGTCGGGACGTCCCGGACACGTGGACGGCGCGCCCCACCAGGCCTGCTTCTACGAGCCAGGGGGCCTGTCGGCATCGTCGACCCACGTGTACGTGGCCGACACGAACAACCACGCGGTGCGGGTGATCGAGATCGCCTCGGGCGAGGTCCGCACGCTCCGCATCACGTAG
- a CDS encoding OsmC family protein, with the protein MIRTSKAQWNGGLKDGNGTVKLGSGAYEGQYSFTSRFESGTGTNPEELIAAAHAGCFSMALSAGLGKAGINATRINTEAKVNFEKVGDGFSITRIDLVTEGVVPGIDQATFLEHAEAAKKGCPISRALASVEITLDAKLVS; encoded by the coding sequence ATGATTCGTACGTCGAAGGCGCAGTGGAACGGTGGGCTCAAGGACGGCAACGGGACGGTGAAGCTCGGGAGCGGCGCGTACGAGGGGCAGTACTCGTTCACGTCGCGTTTCGAGAGCGGCACGGGCACCAACCCGGAGGAGCTCATCGCCGCGGCGCACGCGGGGTGCTTCTCGATGGCGCTGTCGGCGGGCCTCGGCAAGGCCGGCATCAACGCGACGCGCATCAACACCGAGGCGAAGGTGAATTTCGAGAAGGTGGGTGATGGCTTCAGCATCACCCGCATCGACCTGGTGACCGAGGGCGTGGTGCCGGGCATCGATCAGGCGACGTTCCTCGAGCACGCCGAGGCGGCCAAGAAGGGCTGCCCGATCAGCCGCGCGCTCGCGTCGGTGGAGATCACGCTCGACGCGAAGCTGGTCTCGTAG
- the ggt gene encoding gamma-glutamyltransferase has product MTAPSRFARAIVAAAVAVACGATMVAQDRLSGRPFASRSEVIARHGMVATSHPFATQIALDVLKSGGNAVDAAIAANAFLGLGDPGNSGIGGDLFAMVWDPKTRQPYGLNSSGRSARGMTLAELKRRGLSQIPANGPLAVSVPGCVDGWFMLHARFGRTPMAQLLAPTIAYAREGIPVAPDISDDSRLRLSQRLPATPAGSFANLRALYMPGGQFPAKGAIFRNPDLATSLELIAKGGRDAYYKGQIAKAIATHIQAQGGFLSVEDFAAHTSDWVTPVSTTYRGHRVWEMPPNTQGSAVLEMLNVLEGVDLAKAGFGSADHVHWFTEAKKLAFEDLAAVYAEPGSMKVPVEKLLTKEYAAQRRALVKPDVAGVYDSGFPVDSHTVYLTVADKDGMMVSLIQSNSLSFGSMEVAAGTGFALHNRGMWFELREDHPNGYAPGKRPFHTIIPAMVTRNDEPYLSFGLMGGDMQPQGHVQVLLNLIDFGMNLQEAGDAPRIYHVGSFPRSGHVPNVGELNLEAGYPAETIRELMRRGHKVTHAYGMYGGYQAIMRKDGVYYGASESRKDGYAAGY; this is encoded by the coding sequence ATGACGGCTCCGTCCCGATTCGCCCGCGCCATCGTCGCGGCAGCCGTGGCCGTGGCGTGTGGCGCCACGATGGTCGCGCAGGACCGGCTCTCGGGGCGCCCGTTCGCGTCGCGCTCGGAGGTGATCGCGCGGCACGGCATGGTGGCCACCAGCCATCCCTTCGCCACGCAGATCGCGCTCGACGTGCTGAAGTCCGGCGGCAACGCCGTGGACGCCGCCATCGCCGCCAACGCCTTCCTGGGCCTCGGAGATCCCGGCAACAGCGGCATCGGCGGCGACCTGTTCGCGATGGTCTGGGACCCGAAGACGCGCCAGCCGTACGGGCTCAACTCCTCGGGCCGCTCGGCACGCGGGATGACGCTTGCCGAACTCAAACGGCGCGGGCTGTCGCAGATCCCGGCCAACGGCCCGCTGGCGGTCAGCGTGCCCGGCTGCGTCGACGGCTGGTTCATGCTGCACGCGCGGTTCGGCCGCACGCCGATGGCGCAACTGCTGGCGCCGACGATTGCCTACGCGCGCGAGGGCATTCCCGTCGCGCCCGACATCTCGGACGATTCACGCCTGCGCCTCAGCCAGCGCCTTCCAGCCACGCCGGCTGGCAGCTTCGCCAACCTGCGCGCGCTCTACATGCCGGGCGGCCAGTTCCCGGCCAAGGGCGCGATCTTCCGCAACCCGGATCTGGCCACCAGCCTGGAACTGATCGCCAAGGGCGGCCGCGACGCCTACTACAAGGGGCAGATCGCCAAGGCCATCGCCACGCACATCCAGGCGCAGGGCGGCTTCCTGTCGGTCGAGGACTTCGCCGCCCATACGTCCGACTGGGTGACGCCGGTGAGCACCACCTACCGCGGCCACCGCGTATGGGAGATGCCCCCCAACACGCAGGGCAGCGCCGTGCTGGAGATGCTGAACGTGCTCGAGGGCGTCGACCTGGCGAAGGCCGGCTTCGGCAGCGCCGACCACGTGCACTGGTTCACCGAGGCCAAGAAGCTCGCCTTCGAGGACCTGGCCGCGGTGTACGCCGAGCCGGGCTCGATGAAGGTGCCGGTCGAGAAGCTGCTCACGAAGGAGTACGCGGCGCAGCGGCGCGCCCTCGTGAAGCCGGACGTCGCCGGCGTGTACGACTCGGGCTTCCCCGTCGACAGCCACACCGTGTACCTCACCGTCGCCGACAAGGACGGCATGATGGTGTCGCTCATCCAGAGCAACTCGCTGTCGTTCGGGTCGATGGAAGTGGCGGCGGGCACCGGCTTCGCGCTGCACAACCGCGGCATGTGGTTCGAGCTGCGCGAGGATCACCCCAACGGCTACGCGCCTGGCAAGCGGCCGTTCCACACCATCATCCCTGCGATGGTGACGCGCAACGACGAGCCGTACCTGAGCTTCGGCCTGATGGGCGGCGACATGCAGCCGCAGGGCCACGTGCAGGTGCTGCTCAACCTGATCGACTTCGGGATGAACCTGCAGGAGGCCGGCGACGCGCCGCGCATCTACCACGTCGGCTCGTTCCCGCGCAGCGGACACGTGCCCAACGTCGGCGAGCTGAACCTCGAAGCGGGGTATCCGGCCGAGACGATCCGCGAGCTGATGCGGCGCGGCCACAAGGTGACCCACGCCTACGGCATGTACGGCGGCTACCAGGCCATCATGCGCAAGGACGGCGTGTACTACGGGGCGTCCGAGAGCAGGAAAGACGGATACGCCGCGGGGTACTGA
- a CDS encoding YfiT family bacillithiol transferase, with translation MSDALRYPVGRFVFDESGDTSVRRDAISTIRQFPQTLRAAAASLSEAQLATPYREGGWTARQVIHHVADSHVNAYVRTRWLLTEDRPDLKAYDEKAWAELPDAALTPIEPSLALVEALHQRWATLLEALPDEAFAREIVHPERGPMTLDKLVQMYAWHGRHHVAHLQIVAGTQA, from the coding sequence ATGTCCGATGCTCTTCGCTACCCGGTAGGCCGCTTCGTCTTCGACGAGAGCGGCGACACGTCGGTACGCCGCGACGCCATCTCCACGATCCGGCAGTTCCCGCAGACCCTGCGAGCGGCCGCCGCCTCCCTGAGCGAGGCGCAACTCGCCACGCCGTACCGCGAGGGCGGCTGGACGGCCCGGCAGGTGATCCACCACGTCGCCGACAGCCACGTCAACGCGTACGTCAGAACGCGGTGGCTGCTCACCGAGGACCGCCCCGACCTGAAGGCCTACGACGAGAAGGCCTGGGCCGAACTGCCCGACGCGGCGCTCACCCCGATCGAGCCGTCGCTGGCGCTGGTGGAGGCCCTGCACCAGCGCTGGGCGACGCTGCTCGAGGCGTTGCCCGACGAGGCCTTCGCACGGGAGATCGTCCACCCCGAGCGCGGCCCGATGACCCTCGACAAGCTGGTGCAGATGTATGCGTGGCACGGGCGGCACCACGTCGCGCACCTGCAGATCGTCGCGGGAACGCAGGCATGA
- a CDS encoding aldo/keto reductase: MPQRALGPAKIPVSALGLGCMGMSDFYGPRDDAQSIATLVRAVELGVTLFDTADMYGPYTNEQLVGRALRPFRDRVLLATKFGIVRDLADPSKRSIRGTPEYVKASCDGSLQRLGVDHIDLYYQHRVDPDTPIEETVGAMADLVKAGKVRFLGLSEAGAQTIRRAHAVHPIAALQSEYSLWSRDIEDDVIPTCRELGITLVPYSPLGRGFLTGAIRRFEDLAEDDFRRRSPRFQGANFAKNLALVDAVAVMAQDKGCTPAQLALAWVLAQGDDMVPIPGTRSIARLEENLAAGDLRLDDADLSRLESISPKGTVAGERYTPDGMAFVNR; encoded by the coding sequence ATCCCCCAGCGCGCGCTCGGTCCCGCGAAGATCCCCGTCTCGGCCCTCGGCCTCGGCTGCATGGGCATGTCCGACTTCTACGGCCCGCGCGACGACGCCCAGTCGATCGCGACGCTGGTGCGCGCCGTCGAGCTCGGCGTGACGCTCTTCGACACCGCCGACATGTACGGGCCGTACACCAACGAGCAACTGGTGGGCCGCGCGCTGCGGCCCTTCCGCGACCGCGTGCTCCTGGCCACCAAGTTCGGCATCGTCCGCGATCTCGCCGACCCGTCGAAGCGCAGCATCCGCGGCACCCCCGAGTACGTCAAGGCGAGCTGCGACGGCAGCCTGCAGCGTCTCGGCGTGGATCACATCGACCTGTACTACCAGCACCGCGTGGACCCCGACACGCCGATCGAGGAGACCGTCGGTGCAATGGCCGATCTCGTGAAGGCCGGCAAGGTGCGATTCCTCGGCCTGTCGGAGGCCGGCGCGCAGACCATTCGCCGGGCCCACGCCGTCCACCCGATCGCGGCCCTGCAGTCGGAGTACTCGCTGTGGAGCCGCGACATCGAGGACGACGTGATCCCGACGTGCCGGGAACTGGGCATCACCCTCGTGCCGTACAGCCCGCTCGGGCGCGGCTTCCTCACCGGCGCGATCCGCCGCTTCGAGGACCTGGCCGAGGACGATTTCCGCCGCCGCTCGCCCCGATTCCAGGGCGCCAACTTCGCGAAGAACCTGGCCCTGGTCGACGCCGTCGCGGTGATGGCCCAGGACAAGGGCTGCACGCCCGCGCAGCTCGCGCTCGCCTGGGTGCTGGCCCAGGGCGACGACATGGTGCCCATCCCGGGCACCCGCAGCATCGCGCGCCTCGAGGAGAACCTCGCCGCCGGCGACCTGCGCCTCGACGACGCCGACCTGTCGCGCCTGGAGTCGATCAGCCCCAAGGGCACGGTGGCCGGCGAACGGTACACGCCCGACGGCATGGCGTTCGTGAACAGGTAG
- a CDS encoding beta-propeller fold lactonase family protein encodes MRHSIRVYTTLGATMGLACWGVVTLPAASTWPGTAGTIWVANRGAHSIRGFDAATGAVVRTVPMATNSQPGDLAYANGKLYVAEEFGASPAVVVVDEDTGETLTRIIPPGGIRPHHVHASPGGTLVAVGLYGTDKVAIIDTHADMLIGTWDVDPDASTARVHAAVFSNSGRTIYLTSDATSEVIAMDPFTGTVLWRLAVPGAHELAITHDERIAYVSRRTANRIAVIDLTQPYGYEDRLEVGLPDTLRLSANEKLLTVGLRTTPARLAVVNTETFEHTLVTLGRPDELTTLGAHQWTAPNGRYTFAAYEGGTAPGVAVIDHPAGHVVVDRWPYPGRPHGVTHAHP; translated from the coding sequence ATGCGTCACTCGATTCGTGTCTACACGACCCTCGGGGCAACGATGGGCCTGGCCTGCTGGGGCGTGGTCACCCTGCCGGCCGCCAGCACCTGGCCGGGCACTGCCGGCACCATCTGGGTGGCCAACCGGGGCGCCCACAGCATCCGCGGCTTCGACGCAGCCACCGGCGCGGTGGTGCGGACGGTTCCCATGGCCACCAACTCGCAACCGGGCGACCTGGCGTACGCCAACGGCAAGCTCTATGTCGCGGAGGAGTTCGGGGCCAGCCCGGCCGTGGTCGTCGTGGACGAGGACACGGGCGAGACGCTCACGCGGATCATCCCTCCTGGCGGCATCCGCCCACACCACGTCCACGCCAGTCCGGGTGGCACCCTGGTGGCAGTCGGCCTGTACGGCACCGACAAGGTCGCGATCATCGACACGCACGCCGACATGCTGATCGGCACGTGGGACGTCGACCCGGACGCTTCCACCGCCCGCGTGCATGCCGCCGTCTTCTCCAACAGCGGGCGCACGATCTATCTGACCAGTGACGCCACCAGCGAGGTCATCGCGATGGATCCGTTCACGGGCACGGTCCTCTGGCGACTGGCGGTTCCGGGGGCACACGAGCTCGCCATCACGCACGACGAGAGGATCGCGTACGTCAGTCGCCGCACGGCCAACCGCATCGCCGTGATCGACCTCACGCAGCCCTACGGGTACGAGGACAGACTCGAGGTCGGTCTGCCCGACACGCTTCGCCTCTCTGCCAACGAGAAGCTGCTGACGGTGGGACTGCGCACCACGCCGGCGCGACTCGCGGTCGTGAACACCGAGACGTTCGAGCACACGCTCGTCACGCTCGGCAGACCGGACGAGCTCACGACGCTCGGCGCTCACCAATGGACGGCGCCGAACGGGCGCTACACGTTCGCCGCGTACGAGGGCGGCACGGCGCCTGGCGTGGCGGTGATCGATCACCCAGCCGGCCACGTCGTGGTGGACCGTTGGCCGTACCCGGGGCGGCCGCACGGCGTGACACACGCTCATCCGTGA
- a CDS encoding winged helix-turn-helix domain-containing protein, with translation MDTRATKARLRFGPFELDTAAGELHRGRERVRLQEHPRQVLEALLERPGEVVSRTALRERLWSQDTFVDFEHGLNTAIKKLRQALGDSADAPEFVETLARRGYRFIAPVQRVVSPPGADVPVPTELSHAAGLAAATTRRHAWLRDHAWWTLAAAVLLVAAMTAAVRFVMPHGDASAAAAAPVTSSVELAVLPLRVLPSPEPGDISYMGVGIAEAITTRLANVRQLRVRPISAVLPFRDGPLEPARIAAALRVGHLLVGTIQPLAGTWRVSVQLVEADGVAVWGRSYDEPRTDLLHVQDAIAEQVVHALRVELSPPEVARLHVRYTRDPVAYDLYLRGRARLVDYSEDHMREALDLFEQALARDPGYALARAALATGLAWFSVRYAYEEEANAWGARAEREGQQALSQDPSLADAHLALANAAGTLYGRFDWGAVLSHTSRALALDPSLDLAHVVRMRAFYHLGRLDEARAEAARVRTLNPFPNLETARITIAVHLAAGEFEQTATLASQVLGQTRTDVPAIRQYLAMARYYTGHVEEARAMLSGIRRGGHPDVRAQASLASIEAASGRRAEARRRIGAILRTGYMDHHVAYSLAAAYAQLRDPQASVTWLTRAADSGFPCVPYIEHDTLFAPVRDVPAFRALLRDLRARAEQAPASRPPLEPLPQPARSARDESVTAARGR, from the coding sequence ATGGACACCCGGGCGACGAAGGCTCGCCTCCGCTTCGGTCCATTCGAGCTCGACACTGCGGCAGGTGAACTCCACCGCGGGCGCGAGCGCGTTCGGCTCCAGGAGCACCCGCGCCAGGTGCTCGAGGCGCTGCTCGAACGGCCGGGCGAGGTGGTCTCACGCACGGCGCTGCGCGAGCGGTTGTGGAGCCAGGACACGTTCGTCGACTTCGAGCACGGGCTCAACACCGCGATCAAGAAGCTGCGGCAGGCGCTCGGCGACTCGGCAGACGCGCCCGAGTTCGTCGAGACGCTTGCCAGGCGTGGCTACCGCTTCATCGCGCCCGTGCAGCGGGTCGTGTCGCCGCCAGGCGCCGATGTGCCGGTACCGACGGAGCTGTCGCACGCTGCCGGGCTCGCGGCCGCCACCACGCGGCGGCACGCCTGGCTGCGGGACCACGCGTGGTGGACCCTCGCCGCAGCGGTTCTACTCGTCGCGGCGATGACCGCCGCGGTCCGCTTCGTCATGCCTCACGGCGATGCGTCCGCAGCAGCGGCAGCGCCGGTCACCTCGTCGGTCGAGCTCGCGGTGCTGCCGCTGCGCGTGCTGCCCTCGCCCGAGCCGGGCGACATCTCCTACATGGGCGTCGGCATCGCGGAAGCGATCACCACACGGCTCGCCAACGTGCGGCAGCTCAGGGTGCGGCCCATTTCTGCCGTGCTGCCGTTTCGCGACGGCCCACTGGAGCCAGCTCGCATCGCAGCCGCCCTCCGCGTCGGGCACCTGCTCGTCGGCACCATCCAGCCGCTGGCCGGCACTTGGCGCGTGAGCGTTCAACTGGTCGAGGCCGACGGGGTCGCCGTCTGGGGGCGCAGTTACGACGAGCCCCGCACGGACCTGCTGCACGTGCAGGATGCGATTGCCGAGCAGGTGGTGCACGCGCTCCGCGTGGAGCTGTCGCCGCCCGAGGTCGCGCGGTTGCACGTGCGATACACGCGCGACCCCGTGGCGTACGACCTCTACCTGCGCGGCCGTGCGCGCCTGGTCGACTACTCGGAAGACCACATGCGGGAGGCGCTGGACCTGTTCGAACAGGCGCTTGCGCGCGATCCCGGCTACGCGCTGGCACGTGCTGCGCTGGCGACGGGGCTCGCCTGGTTCAGCGTGCGGTACGCCTACGAGGAAGAGGCCAACGCCTGGGGCGCCCGTGCGGAGCGCGAGGGACAACAGGCCCTGAGCCAGGACCCGAGCCTGGCCGACGCGCACCTCGCGCTGGCAAACGCGGCCGGCACCCTCTATGGCCGGTTCGACTGGGGTGCCGTCCTGTCGCACACCAGCCGCGCCCTGGCGCTCGACCCCTCCCTCGATCTCGCGCATGTGGTCCGCATGCGCGCCTTCTACCACCTGGGGCGACTCGACGAGGCGCGAGCGGAAGCGGCGCGGGTTCGCACCCTGAACCCGTTCCCCAACCTGGAGACCGCCCGCATCACGATCGCCGTGCATCTGGCCGCCGGGGAGTTCGAGCAGACGGCCACGCTCGCCTCTCAGGTCCTCGGCCAGACACGGACCGACGTGCCCGCGATTCGGCAGTACCTCGCGATGGCCCGCTACTACACCGGGCATGTCGAGGAGGCGCGCGCGATGCTCTCGGGGATCCGCCGCGGCGGCCATCCGGATGTCCGCGCGCAGGCCTCACTCGCCTCCATCGAGGCCGCCAGCGGGCGGCGTGCGGAGGCCCGCAGGCGCATCGGCGCAATCCTGCGGACTGGCTACATGGACCACCACGTGGCGTACAGCCTTGCGGCGGCGTATGCCCAACTCCGTGATCCGCAGGCGAGCGTGACGTGGCTGACCCGTGCTGCCGACAGCGGATTCCCGTGCGTGCCGTACATCGAGCACGACACGCTGTTCGCGCCGGTGCGCGACGTCCCCGCCTTCAGGGCGCTGCTGCGTGACTTGCGCGCGCGTGCCGAGCAGGCGCCCGCCTCCCGACCCCCGCTCGAGCCGTTGCCGCAGCCGGCTCGGTCCGCGCGTGACGAATCAGTCACCGCCGCGCGCGGCAGGTAA